Proteins from a genomic interval of Gadus morhua chromosome 21, gadMor3.0, whole genome shotgun sequence:
- the baalcb gene encoding brain and acute leukemia cytoplasmic protein, which produces MGCGGSRMDVLEPHYLESWTKDTESTWLASTDTDIPLSSIQSLASESSFDTGFTSEKTSTPVPDIFEDGLPHPAQAYVKVCSSLSEASLDEETEATTPPPKHPSPDQGPMVPPAGTTVQRRSVLHTEEITKWQNNKMSAKQVTITVTQSVRQVDQRGKVQEKSLTTYEVLKPLDPTLGRGERTPARPNAPRQHATSEEKPWEPKSTVR; this is translated from the exons atgGGATGTGGCGGCAGCAGGATGGACGTGCTGGAGCCCCACTACCTTGAGAGCTGGACCAAGGACACCGAGTCCACCTGGCTGGCCAGCACGGACACAGACATCCCCCTATCCTCCATCCAGAGCCTGGCCTCGGAGAGCTCCTTCGACACGGGCTTCACCTCCGAGAAGACCAGCACTCCCG TGCCGGACATCTTTGAAGACGGCCTACCCCACCCCGCCCAGGCCTACGTGAAGGTGTGCTCCTCTCTGTCGGAGGCCAGTCTGGACGAGGAGACGGAGGCGACCACCCCGCCCCCCAAGCACCCCTCCCCAGACCAGGGGCCAATGGTACCCCCCGCTGGGACCACGGTTCAGCGCAGGAGCGTGCTTCACACCGAGGAGATA ACCAAATGGCAGAACAACAAGATGTCCGCCAAGCAGGTGACCATCACGGTGACCCAGAGCGTCCGGCAGGTGGACCAGCGGGGCAAGGTCCAGGAGAAGTCGCTCACCACCTACGAGGTGCTGAAGCCGCTGGACCCCACGCTGGGCCGAGGGGAGAGGACCCCGGCCCGGCCCAACGCCCCGCGCCAGCACGCCACGTCGGAGGAGAAGCCGTGGGAGCCAAAGTCGACCGTGCGATGA